A region of Lujinxingia sediminis DNA encodes the following proteins:
- a CDS encoding mechanosensitive ion channel domain-containing protein, with amino-acid sequence MEPTELPAAELAATSPSWFALVLVVLAAILVSVGLRRLSTSGADRRLLRWLPLAQVGVWALALIVILGSIARQGITAGLLLALAGLAALIVAAAPLLRSVVAGLVLLGEARHQVGDTLEVGPHRGVIEHLGARTLRLRDARGERHEIPYTELVDHPLTYVPHGGEAHCELDLHVYTSLPVDVALERVRRLASRIPYIAPRHRPEAFLVAQAEPGEPLRIRVRAKVASDELVDHFRSDLLRRHRHAFGASESLQP; translated from the coding sequence ATGGAACCCACCGAACTTCCTGCCGCCGAGCTCGCTGCGACCTCGCCATCCTGGTTTGCCCTGGTGCTGGTCGTCCTGGCGGCGATCCTGGTCAGCGTGGGGCTGCGTCGGCTCTCGACCTCCGGGGCCGATCGACGCCTTCTTCGCTGGCTGCCCCTGGCTCAGGTGGGCGTCTGGGCGCTGGCCCTGATCGTGATCTTAGGCAGCATCGCCCGCCAGGGCATCACCGCCGGCCTGCTCCTGGCGTTGGCCGGCCTGGCTGCGCTCATCGTTGCCGCCGCACCTCTGCTGCGCAGCGTCGTTGCCGGCCTGGTGCTCCTGGGGGAGGCTCGCCACCAGGTCGGCGACACCCTGGAGGTCGGCCCCCACCGGGGTGTCATTGAGCACCTGGGAGCCCGCACCCTGCGCCTGCGTGACGCCCGTGGCGAGCGCCACGAGATCCCCTACACCGAGCTGGTCGATCACCCCCTGACCTATGTGCCTCATGGCGGGGAGGCCCATTGTGAGCTGGACCTCCACGTCTACACCTCGCTCCCCGTAGACGTCGCTCTGGAGCGCGTACGCAGGCTTGCTTCACGTATCCCTTACATCGCGCCTCGCCATCGCCCGGAGGCCTTCCTGGTAGCCCAGGCTGAGCCAGGAGAGCCCCTTCGTATCAGGGTGCGGGCAAAGGTGGCCTCCGATGAGCTCGTGGACCATTTCCGCAGCGATCTTCTGCGTCGCCACCGCCATGCCTTTGGAGCGTCTGAGTCCTTGCAACCCTGA
- a CDS encoding asparagine synthetase B family protein — translation MSAQEKVPLKATLPGAILPVGDLLIQGHCGTPEILVSGPAVYQLALIAQDNSGWLCILGPPSAGDPLLDPTLPMHERIARLHHLTSRSHHARGLAQLPDLGVAVALRWDARRRELSVRRDAFGRVPLVHSKHPEQVAEGGLVSTRPVLLAPFSAPLRPPDAWHYFSRAQDAPLRDDFWPGVQRFFPGEERRFVAGTWETTHRLWSRNRHPRSGRPHDDHADERFAQLLAHATRAAIREPGPVFTLSGGLDSTSLVALAREQKGHRNLATASMVSSRHPGFDERPTIETLVHRWRTSHRFVDIGAPELWSPQRANPGVEDWGPVVVWEAPYMRYFFATLRKGMAPDTCTLVFGFGADQLLFANELHYLEQIAAHATPELLRSLLLQAATRRRWRRAARVLAARTGLLTRWRARFRPDSDPRQGLLEGWKWEASMRAFERYRRDQGVRLAFPFLQRELWETMLASSPGELRHGGLPKAHLRKILHHRAPDALTFAPKGGLFDEVVACGLHRLFAPSSACSLSQQPPSHSPFTAEQRRVALDWLRQGAPPEKRYEAAVTRYLTSFESWLLTVQ, via the coding sequence ATGAGTGCGCAAGAGAAAGTTCCGCTGAAGGCGACGCTTCCAGGCGCTATCCTGCCCGTCGGCGATCTCCTCATTCAGGGGCATTGTGGCACCCCGGAGATCCTCGTCAGCGGGCCGGCCGTCTATCAGCTCGCGCTGATCGCGCAGGACAACTCCGGCTGGCTCTGCATTCTGGGGCCTCCATCTGCGGGTGACCCCCTGCTGGACCCGACGTTACCGATGCATGAGCGCATCGCCCGACTGCACCATCTGACGTCGCGTAGCCATCATGCCCGGGGGCTGGCTCAACTTCCCGACCTGGGAGTGGCAGTGGCCCTGCGATGGGACGCACGGCGTCGCGAACTCAGCGTGCGCAGAGATGCCTTCGGGCGCGTTCCCCTGGTGCACTCGAAGCACCCGGAGCAGGTGGCTGAGGGGGGCCTTGTCAGTACTCGCCCGGTCTTACTGGCTCCCTTCTCAGCACCTCTTCGGCCACCAGACGCCTGGCACTACTTCTCCCGCGCTCAAGACGCGCCTCTCCGAGACGACTTCTGGCCCGGAGTTCAACGTTTTTTCCCCGGCGAGGAGCGACGCTTTGTCGCGGGAACCTGGGAGACGACGCACAGGCTGTGGAGCCGCAATCGGCACCCGAGGTCGGGGCGCCCGCACGACGACCACGCGGATGAGCGCTTCGCCCAGCTGCTCGCACACGCCACCCGCGCCGCAATCCGGGAGCCGGGGCCTGTCTTTACGCTGAGCGGTGGCCTCGACTCCACCTCACTGGTCGCGCTGGCTCGTGAGCAGAAGGGCCATCGCAACCTCGCCACGGCCTCGATGGTGTCATCACGCCATCCCGGCTTTGATGAACGCCCTACCATTGAGACCTTGGTTCATCGGTGGCGCACGTCGCATCGCTTCGTCGATATCGGAGCTCCCGAACTCTGGTCGCCGCAACGCGCTAACCCGGGCGTTGAAGACTGGGGACCGGTGGTCGTCTGGGAAGCTCCCTATATGCGCTACTTTTTCGCTACCCTGCGCAAGGGGATGGCCCCCGACACCTGCACCCTCGTCTTCGGGTTCGGGGCCGATCAACTCCTCTTCGCCAACGAACTTCATTACCTGGAGCAGATCGCAGCTCACGCCACTCCGGAACTTCTCCGCTCCCTTCTCCTCCAGGCCGCAACGCGCCGGCGATGGCGTCGGGCCGCTCGCGTACTCGCCGCAAGAACGGGACTTCTCACGCGTTGGCGGGCTCGCTTTCGTCCCGACAGCGACCCACGCCAGGGTCTGCTGGAGGGGTGGAAGTGGGAGGCGTCGATGCGCGCCTTCGAGCGCTACCGCCGGGATCAGGGGGTGCGTCTGGCCTTTCCTTTCCTGCAGCGTGAGCTCTGGGAGACGATGCTCGCAAGTTCCCCCGGCGAGCTGCGCCACGGAGGGCTTCCCAAAGCGCATTTGCGTAAGATCCTTCACCACCGCGCTCCCGACGCGCTGACCTTTGCCCCCAAAGGTGGACTCTTCGACGAGGTCGTCGCCTGCGGACTCCATCGCCTCTTTGCACCGAGCTCGGCCTGCTCACTGTCTCAACAGCCACCCTCGCACTCGCCATTCACCGCCGAGCAACGACGTGTCGCTCTGGACTGGCTTCGCCAGGGAGCGCCCCCCGAAAAACGCTATGAGGCGGCGGTCACACGCTACCTCACCTCGTTCGAATCCTGGCTTCTGACCGTGCAGTAA
- a CDS encoding aspartate aminotransferase family protein codes for MLSGESLPKIVSAIPGPQSIAMVDELARSECPAITARRARRAAETGVGQDPIVWKRAKGANIEDVDGNIYVDFTGAFAVAGIGHTHPRVVEAARRQSEELIHAMGDVYPSEAKIRFTRRLAEVAPAELTHAILGLSGASAVEAALKTAAVHSGRPGVIAFWGGYHGLSYGALGATAYRDNFRRPFMSQLNPWVTHLPYPDTYRPPFGLAPGTDPQTISEATIAHLRAMLRGPASGAEMIGAVLIEPIQGRGGEIEPPPGFLGALKEVCEEFGLVLIFDEIYTGFGRTGTMFACEHEGVTPDILCVGKALGGGFPLSAAIGRREVMDSWGNSSGESVHTSTFLGNPLGCAMAEAVLDVLLDEDWPRRVAQKGREVRARLEALQERFPERIGLVRGRGLMLGLELIKDPTTRTPDGALGLEIMGYCRDRGYLVLPSGQHGHVLALSPPFVVTDAQWDGLFEVLEEALEHVSKS; via the coding sequence ATGCTAAGCGGAGAGAGTCTTCCGAAGATCGTAAGTGCCATCCCCGGGCCGCAGTCGATCGCGATGGTCGATGAGCTCGCGCGCTCGGAGTGCCCGGCCATCACCGCCCGCCGCGCTCGCCGCGCCGCCGAAACCGGTGTGGGGCAGGATCCCATCGTCTGGAAGCGCGCAAAGGGTGCCAACATCGAAGATGTCGACGGTAATATCTACGTTGACTTCACCGGCGCCTTTGCTGTCGCCGGCATCGGTCACACTCACCCGCGGGTGGTGGAGGCCGCCCGGCGCCAGTCCGAAGAGCTCATCCATGCCATGGGCGATGTCTACCCCAGTGAGGCCAAGATCCGCTTTACGCGTCGGCTCGCCGAGGTCGCTCCGGCCGAGCTCACCCACGCCATTCTGGGGCTTTCCGGGGCCAGCGCGGTGGAAGCCGCGCTCAAAACGGCCGCGGTGCACAGCGGCCGCCCCGGCGTCATCGCGTTCTGGGGCGGCTACCACGGCTTGAGCTATGGGGCGCTCGGGGCCACGGCCTATCGCGATAACTTCCGCCGCCCCTTTATGTCACAGCTCAACCCCTGGGTGACGCATCTTCCTTACCCCGACACTTACCGCCCGCCCTTCGGGCTGGCCCCCGGCACCGATCCGCAGACGATCAGCGAGGCGACGATCGCACATCTGCGCGCGATGCTCCGCGGCCCGGCCAGCGGCGCCGAGATGATCGGCGCGGTGCTCATCGAGCCGATTCAGGGACGCGGCGGTGAGATCGAGCCCCCCCCGGGGTTTCTGGGAGCGCTGAAGGAGGTCTGTGAGGAGTTCGGGCTCGTGCTCATCTTCGATGAGATCTACACCGGTTTTGGTCGCACCGGCACGATGTTCGCGTGCGAACATGAGGGGGTCACTCCCGATATCCTGTGTGTGGGCAAAGCGCTCGGCGGGGGCTTTCCTCTCTCGGCGGCGATCGGCCGTCGTGAGGTCATGGACTCCTGGGGAAACTCCTCCGGCGAGTCGGTGCACACGTCGACCTTTCTGGGGAACCCGCTGGGCTGCGCAATGGCTGAGGCCGTCCTTGATGTGCTCCTCGACGAAGACTGGCCCCGGCGTGTGGCGCAGAAGGGCAGGGAGGTGCGCGCGCGCCTCGAAGCGTTGCAGGAGCGTTTTCCCGAGCGCATCGGGCTTGTGCGCGGCCGCGGGCTGATGCTGGGCCTGGAGCTCATCAAAGATCCCACCACGCGCACCCCCGACGGCGCGCTGGGGCTAGAAATCATGGGTTATTGCCGCGATCGCGGCTACCTGGTGCTTCCCTCCGGCCAGCACGGTCATGTGCTCGCCCTTTCTCCGCCCTTTGTGGTCACCGATGCGCAGTGGGACGGGCTCTTCGAGGTGCTGGAAGAGGCGCTGGAGCATGTCTCCAAGAGCTGA
- a CDS encoding PqqD family protein, giving the protein MTFSDSQRFTARDDLVVEAIDDQIVILDLHGDRCFGLNAQGVLLWQRIRQDAPSVAELIELLEQTYAIDAERARTDLLAFLSALQSAGLLLEHNQTL; this is encoded by the coding sequence ATGACCTTCTCCGACTCCCAGCGTTTCACCGCCCGCGATGATCTCGTCGTGGAGGCCATCGATGACCAGATCGTGATCCTCGATCTGCACGGCGATCGTTGCTTTGGTCTCAACGCTCAGGGGGTGCTCCTCTGGCAACGCATCCGCCAGGATGCCCCCTCGGTCGCCGAGCTCATTGAACTGCTCGAACAAACCTACGCCATCGATGCCGAACGCGCCCGCACTGACCTCCTCGCCTTCTTGAGCGCCCTCCAGAGTGCCGGCCTTCTGCTGGAGCATAACCAGACCTTATGA
- a CDS encoding ABC transporter ATP-binding protein translates to MPSALLRHVRPRWLILATASLIFSQLIGLATPYLLKLAIDEGISRADADLLWGLGIAGLILYSLGAIARFGGQWYATLAGEDIWESARDEVFQHVQQLSLATLATQRTGELVSRIYSDTFHIKQLATSVLPALTSLLVGVGGTAAILIWLDPRLALLAAIPLPVGWLLLHIFRRRVRPMSRARLETMAALHSSLHEGLAGIADIQALGARQIFARRVRDAGRSLKAAELALASHRARLGPAVDLALSLVLLATLVIGGQYVIEGSLSVGTLVVFYFYVGRCLGPLRGVPGILYGWHGARAAAERIDALLAVAPRPPAAPSELRPPPGPLRVRVESLSFAYPPSNTFTSATARGVIDGLTLELAPSEAVAILGPSGAGKSTTGRLLLNLFDPEEGRVILQGLDARDWPLSELRRRVGYVGQEIFLFDGSLRDNLFIAMSPEERQQAEPDLDAILKLAGLHDFVHDHPEGLDAPMGERGARLSGGQKKRVALARALLRNPDLVIIDQMATDLEESLNARIFSALRLRKLTLIYLGHRVPAGLDPEHVFWMEGGCLHPGPPDRHQP, encoded by the coding sequence TTGCCCTCAGCACTGCTCCGACATGTTCGGCCTCGCTGGCTGATCCTTGCGACTGCTTCGCTGATCTTCTCCCAACTCATCGGCCTGGCTACTCCTTATCTGCTCAAGCTGGCGATCGATGAGGGCATCTCCCGCGCCGACGCAGATCTGCTCTGGGGTCTGGGCATTGCCGGCCTCATTCTCTACAGCCTGGGGGCGATCGCTCGCTTTGGCGGCCAATGGTACGCCACGCTGGCCGGCGAAGACATCTGGGAGAGCGCTCGCGATGAAGTCTTCCAGCACGTCCAACAGCTCTCTCTGGCCACGCTCGCCACGCAGCGAACCGGGGAGCTCGTCAGTCGCATCTACAGCGACACGTTTCATATCAAGCAGCTCGCCACATCGGTGCTTCCTGCTCTCACGTCGCTTCTGGTCGGGGTGGGAGGCACCGCTGCGATCCTCATCTGGCTCGATCCTCGCCTGGCGCTCCTGGCCGCCATCCCCTTGCCTGTAGGCTGGCTTCTTTTGCACATCTTCCGCCGACGCGTTCGACCGATGAGTCGGGCGCGTCTGGAGACAATGGCCGCCCTGCACAGTTCGCTTCACGAGGGTCTGGCAGGGATCGCCGACATTCAGGCCCTGGGGGCCCGCCAGATCTTTGCTCGCCGCGTTCGGGACGCCGGCCGCTCTCTCAAAGCTGCCGAGCTCGCCCTGGCCAGCCATCGCGCGCGCCTGGGGCCCGCAGTCGACCTGGCCCTCTCGCTGGTGCTCCTGGCCACGCTGGTCATCGGCGGACAGTACGTCATCGAGGGAAGTCTGAGCGTGGGCACGCTTGTGGTCTTCTACTTCTATGTGGGCCGTTGTTTAGGACCTCTTCGCGGGGTGCCGGGCATTCTCTACGGTTGGCACGGCGCTCGCGCTGCCGCCGAACGCATCGACGCTCTCCTGGCGGTTGCGCCCCGCCCGCCGGCCGCGCCCTCTGAGCTCCGCCCGCCGCCGGGTCCGCTCCGTGTGCGCGTCGAATCACTCTCCTTTGCCTACCCCCCCTCCAACACCTTCACGTCTGCCACCGCGCGCGGTGTCATCGATGGCCTCACCCTGGAACTCGCCCCCTCCGAGGCGGTGGCCATCCTGGGCCCCTCCGGTGCCGGCAAGAGCACCACAGGTCGGCTTCTCCTCAACCTCTTCGATCCGGAAGAGGGCCGGGTCATCCTCCAGGGGCTTGATGCTCGGGACTGGCCCCTCTCCGAGCTCCGCCGTCGGGTGGGCTATGTCGGTCAGGAGATCTTTTTGTTTGACGGCTCGCTGCGAGATAACCTCTTCATCGCCATGAGCCCCGAAGAGCGCCAGCAGGCCGAGCCTGACCTCGACGCCATCCTCAAGCTCGCCGGACTCCATGACTTCGTGCACGATCACCCCGAAGGCCTCGACGCGCCGATGGGCGAACGCGGCGCACGCCTCTCCGGTGGCCAGAAGAAGAGGGTGGCGCTGGCCCGCGCGCTCCTGCGAAACCCCGACCTCGTCATCATCGATCAGATGGCCACCGACCTTGAGGAGTCGCTTAATGCGCGCATCTTCAGTGCGCTGCGTCTCAGAAAGCTCACTCTGATCTACCTGGGCCACCGCGTGCCCGCAGGTCTCGACCCCGAACATGTCTTCTGGATGGAAGGCGGCTGCCTGCATCCCGGACCTCCCGATCGTCACCAACCTTAA
- a CDS encoding PKD domain-containing protein gives MIAMALLMAVSACSGDEGDAITTRVQAQNEYGTPGETYRPEMSSHFKAMAPPEELAAAWPQGFDATAEGLEATVLALGDVTIGSDGEITIEPTPGLYASGKPMVQNWDYHFALAGVGRGDTTVDVGKVEGRLQDSSEAHLEYAGGVRVSLEHRATGLKLFTTLSEPPRGKGPVRVDFAHHGRMKTYQSDKGDLEVLHDGEVVFRWSGVIAYDARHNEVPVRLASDDSRFWFEVDDRDAVYPLTIDPLASQPIWEGSSTQPGSKFADSISHPGDVNGDGVADIAISQHDYSVSHNLQGRALVYLGNANGFGNTAGFVVVGDEPNEQLSIGLSISGDANEDGCDELVVGSPGYNGGFGRVLMFRPFECASGALNPSPLVWSRESPTLAGLGRSISVGDYDCNGQDDLLVGAPSQAATVGGTTHQVAGEVQIYHHDAASGTYESAPGFRYQENTQGLALGWTVQTLPDTRGSSSTCDSFAVGTPYPSGFTGAVFIFDHDASNAIALPPTRINGPNSGSSFGVSLDTMPSPTGTRINGRRIDALVVGAGGGGGGFGSVSIYEWDTASSAYQQVWTVDAPHAGARFGQRIAANGDFNNDGHRDLAVGAYNLRNEAGVAEGGVLVYLGSPSGLMNTPDWTLLSGQAGSEFGISVRAIPDLTGDGSDELLVGARSYDGLITNGGQIFLYPGRVNCFIGGTYYTAGDFNPNNTCEVCAPGQSTTDWSPAPDGMVCGDDSDSCTIATCQAGQCTGSQVDCNDGNPCTQDSCDPTNGCVNETSPMDGTTCEDDGLSCTGDVCEDGACTHPVTRGCLIQESCYPAGTTNPSAECFVCDPAQSTTDWSPKAAGTACDNDLFCTINDTCNAVGQCQAGEARVCETSQCYGGVVCSNAARACVPTQPQTGTSCDDNNLCTTGDICQAGSCVPGAVVDCSAEGSACATGVCNPQTGACETAPLADGSSCDTGTVCTSGVCESGVCQASAPVTCDDSNPCTVGSCDAEDGCTYADVPDGLNCQAPFCQSETELVGAGQCVSGACAAGTVIDCAPFRCDTGSCQTSCDSDEACADGAYCNEIGECSTENRAPEADAGSDQMVGSEADVTLDGTASSDPDEDELSFAWTQIEGPTVELDDASSAAPMFVAPVLEAGEELVLIFELVVSDGEFDSEPDTTEVRVTNDENRPPVALIEGPGEANAGATILLDGVGSSDPDGDAIASYQWSLVDGQPFPTISQTDRESAVNVTFPETLTETTIYRFGLIVSDGMANSPREVHEVVVEPVDIPVEPGPDAGDDAGDDVGVDAGDDAGLDDAGDADDLSALRGSLAGSGCACSSSSQQGDAGFFLFAAAMGLMWWRRREAGL, from the coding sequence ATGATTGCGATGGCGTTGCTTATGGCCGTGAGCGCCTGCAGCGGTGATGAAGGAGATGCAATCACCACGCGCGTTCAAGCGCAGAATGAGTATGGGACGCCGGGGGAGACATACCGCCCCGAGATGAGCAGCCATTTCAAAGCGATGGCCCCGCCCGAGGAGCTGGCAGCGGCCTGGCCTCAGGGTTTCGATGCGACTGCCGAAGGCCTGGAGGCGACGGTACTGGCCCTTGGCGATGTCACCATCGGGTCAGACGGCGAGATCACGATCGAGCCGACGCCGGGGCTCTATGCCAGCGGGAAGCCGATGGTCCAGAACTGGGACTATCATTTCGCACTGGCGGGGGTGGGCCGAGGTGACACGACCGTTGATGTGGGCAAGGTGGAGGGACGCCTTCAAGATAGCTCCGAGGCCCATCTGGAGTACGCCGGGGGCGTGCGCGTGAGCCTGGAGCATCGCGCCACCGGGCTCAAACTTTTTACCACACTCTCGGAGCCTCCCCGCGGCAAGGGGCCGGTGCGCGTGGATTTCGCTCACCATGGGCGGATGAAGACCTACCAGAGCGATAAGGGCGACCTGGAAGTTCTGCATGACGGGGAGGTGGTCTTTCGTTGGTCGGGAGTCATCGCCTACGATGCACGCCATAACGAGGTGCCGGTCCGTCTTGCGAGCGATGATTCCCGCTTCTGGTTTGAGGTCGATGATCGCGACGCGGTTTACCCGCTGACGATCGACCCTCTGGCGAGCCAGCCGATCTGGGAGGGCTCCTCCACACAGCCCGGCTCCAAGTTTGCCGACAGCATCAGCCACCCCGGTGATGTCAACGGCGACGGCGTGGCCGACATTGCCATCAGCCAGCACGACTACTCGGTGAGTCACAACCTGCAGGGGCGTGCGCTGGTCTATCTGGGCAACGCCAACGGCTTTGGAAACACCGCCGGGTTTGTGGTCGTCGGAGACGAGCCCAACGAGCAGCTCAGCATCGGACTCTCGATCAGCGGCGATGCCAACGAGGACGGCTGCGACGAACTCGTGGTCGGCTCGCCGGGTTACAACGGCGGCTTCGGACGCGTGCTGATGTTCCGGCCCTTTGAGTGCGCCTCGGGTGCGCTTAACCCCTCGCCACTGGTCTGGTCTCGAGAGTCGCCGACTCTGGCAGGCCTTGGGCGTTCGATCAGCGTAGGCGACTACGACTGCAACGGTCAGGATGATTTGCTGGTGGGCGCTCCCAGCCAGGCCGCTACCGTTGGCGGGACCACGCACCAGGTGGCCGGCGAGGTTCAGATCTACCACCACGATGCCGCCAGCGGCACCTACGAGTCGGCACCGGGCTTTCGCTACCAGGAAAACACTCAGGGGCTCGCGCTGGGGTGGACCGTTCAGACCCTTCCCGACACCCGCGGCTCCTCCTCGACCTGCGACAGCTTCGCGGTGGGTACGCCCTACCCCTCGGGCTTCACCGGCGCCGTGTTCATCTTTGACCATGACGCCAGCAACGCGATCGCCCTGCCCCCCACTCGCATCAACGGCCCTAACAGCGGCAGCAGCTTCGGGGTCAGCCTGGATACCATGCCCAGCCCCACCGGTACCCGAATCAACGGACGTCGCATCGACGCCCTGGTCGTCGGTGCCGGTGGAGGCGGAGGCGGCTTCGGCTCGGTCTCGATCTATGAGTGGGACACCGCAAGCAGCGCCTACCAGCAGGTCTGGACGGTCGACGCTCCGCACGCCGGCGCACGTTTTGGTCAGCGCATCGCTGCCAACGGTGACTTCAATAACGATGGCCACCGCGACCTGGCCGTGGGCGCCTACAACCTGCGAAACGAAGCCGGGGTCGCCGAGGGCGGCGTGCTGGTCTATCTGGGCTCGCCATCCGGCCTGATGAACACGCCCGACTGGACGCTCCTCTCGGGCCAGGCGGGCTCCGAATTTGGCATCTCGGTGCGCGCGATCCCCGACCTTACTGGCGATGGCAGCGACGAGCTCCTGGTGGGTGCCCGCTCCTACGACGGTCTGATCACCAACGGTGGACAGATCTTTTTGTACCCCGGCCGCGTCAACTGCTTCATCGGCGGAACCTATTACACCGCCGGTGACTTCAACCCGAATAATACCTGTGAGGTCTGCGCCCCCGGCCAGTCCACCACGGACTGGTCCCCGGCCCCCGACGGGATGGTGTGTGGCGATGACTCCGACTCCTGCACCATCGCCACCTGCCAGGCCGGTCAGTGCACCGGCTCGCAGGTCGACTGCAACGACGGCAACCCCTGCACCCAGGACAGCTGCGATCCGACCAACGGCTGCGTCAACGAGACCTCGCCCATGGACGGAACGACCTGTGAAGACGACGGCCTGAGCTGCACCGGCGACGTCTGCGAGGATGGTGCCTGTACCCATCCGGTGACCCGGGGCTGCCTGATTCAGGAAAGCTGCTACCCGGCCGGCACCACCAACCCCTCGGCGGAGTGCTTTGTCTGCGACCCTGCCCAGTCGACCACCGACTGGAGCCCGAAGGCCGCCGGCACCGCCTGCGACAACGATCTCTTCTGCACGATCAACGACACCTGCAACGCCGTCGGTCAGTGCCAGGCTGGTGAGGCGCGGGTGTGCGAAACCTCGCAGTGCTACGGTGGTGTGGTCTGCTCCAACGCGGCGCGCGCCTGTGTGCCGACCCAGCCGCAGACCGGGACGTCCTGCGACGACAATAACCTCTGCACCACCGGCGACATCTGCCAGGCGGGCAGCTGTGTGCCGGGCGCGGTGGTGGACTGCAGCGCCGAAGGCAGCGCCTGCGCGACGGGCGTATGCAACCCGCAAACGGGAGCCTGTGAGACCGCGCCCCTGGCCGATGGAAGCAGCTGTGACACCGGTACCGTGTGCACCAGCGGCGTCTGTGAGAGCGGTGTCTGCCAGGCCAGCGCCCCGGTGACCTGTGATGACAGTAACCCCTGCACGGTAGGAAGTTGCGACGCGGAGGATGGCTGTACCTATGCCGACGTGCCCGACGGGCTGAACTGCCAGGCCCCCTTCTGCCAGAGCGAAACGGAGCTGGTGGGTGCGGGGCAGTGTGTGAGCGGCGCGTGTGCGGCCGGTACCGTTATCGACTGCGCGCCCTTCCGCTGCGACACCGGCTCCTGCCAGACCAGCTGTGATAGCGATGAAGCGTGCGCAGACGGCGCCTACTGCAATGAGATTGGCGAGTGCTCCACCGAAAACCGCGCCCCGGAGGCTGACGCCGGAAGCGACCAGATGGTGGGCAGTGAGGCTGATGTCACCCTCGACGGCACCGCCAGTAGCGACCCGGACGAGGATGAGCTGAGCTTTGCCTGGACCCAGATCGAGGGTCCGACGGTGGAGCTTGACGACGCCAGCTCGGCCGCCCCGATGTTTGTGGCACCGGTGCTGGAGGCTGGCGAAGAGCTGGTCCTGATCTTTGAGCTGGTGGTCAGCGATGGCGAGTTCGATAGCGAGCCGGACACCACCGAGGTGCGCGTGACCAACGATGAGAACCGCCCGCCGGTGGCGCTGATTGAAGGCCCTGGCGAAGCGAACGCCGGAGCGACGATCCTGCTCGACGGGGTTGGCTCCAGCGATCCGGACGGCGATGCGATCGCCTCGTACCAGTGGAGCCTGGTCGATGGTCAGCCCTTCCCGACCATCTCGCAGACCGATCGGGAGAGCGCGGTCAACGTGACCTTCCCCGAGACGCTCACGGAGACGACGATCTACCGCTTCGGGCTGATTGTCAGCGACGGCATGGCCAACAGCCCCCGCGAGGTGCATGAGGTGGTTGTGGAGCCTGTGGACATTCCGGTGGAGCCTGGGCCTGACGCCGGCGACGACGCCGGTGATGATGTGGGCGTGGACGCCGGTGACGACGCCGGTCTTGATGATGCCGGCGATGCCGATGACCTCTCGGCACTTCGCGGCAGCCTCGCCGGGTCGGGCTGCGCATGCAGCTCCAGCTCACAGCAGGGCGATGCGGGCTTCTTCCTCTTCGCTGCGGCGATGGGGCTGATGTGGTGGCGTCGACGTGAGGCCGGGCTGTGA
- a CDS encoding 3-oxoacyl-ACP synthase III family protein, whose product MSTQPSGARISGSGRALGARCITNAELAAVLESSDDWIVQRTGIRTRYFIEPGQSNTSLALEASRAALDNAALNASELDAIVFATLSPDMVFPGNGVLLQEALGVAPIPALDVRNQCSGFLYALSVAGAWIRSGMYRRVLVVGSEVHSTGLDLSPQGRAVSILFGDGAGAVVVEAADTRVQEGGALEAVRLGADGSGARLLFCDRPGAAHHPSITSEDLEAGRHYAQMEGRQVFRRAVELLSQEIGALIARHRLDPQRAVLVAHQSNRRINELVAERTGIPEDRVLHTIEQWGNTTAGSIPMALDLARREGRMASGDPVIMAAFGSGLTWGTTLMWG is encoded by the coding sequence ATGAGTACGCAACCTTCAGGCGCACGGATCAGTGGCAGTGGCCGCGCCCTGGGCGCGCGCTGCATCACCAACGCCGAGTTGGCCGCCGTACTGGAGTCCTCCGACGACTGGATCGTCCAGCGCACGGGCATCCGCACCCGCTACTTTATTGAGCCCGGCCAGTCCAACACCTCACTGGCACTCGAAGCCTCCCGCGCCGCCCTCGATAACGCGGCGCTCAACGCATCGGAGCTCGACGCGATCGTCTTTGCCACCCTCTCGCCAGACATGGTCTTCCCGGGGAACGGCGTGCTTTTGCAGGAGGCCCTGGGCGTCGCCCCCATTCCCGCGCTCGATGTCCGCAATCAGTGTTCGGGCTTTCTCTACGCGCTCTCGGTGGCCGGCGCCTGGATTCGAAGTGGCATGTATCGCCGGGTGCTCGTCGTGGGCAGCGAGGTTCATTCCACCGGTCTCGACTTGAGTCCGCAGGGGCGCGCGGTGTCGATTCTCTTTGGCGACGGAGCGGGCGCGGTGGTGGTTGAGGCCGCTGACACCCGGGTTCAAGAGGGCGGGGCGCTTGAGGCAGTGCGCCTGGGCGCCGATGGCAGCGGGGCTCGATTGCTTTTCTGCGATCGCCCCGGTGCCGCTCACCACCCCAGTATCACCAGCGAAGATCTTGAGGCCGGCCGCCACTACGCGCAGATGGAAGGCCGTCAGGTCTTTCGCCGTGCCGTAGAACTGCTCAGCCAGGAGATCGGCGCGCTCATCGCCCGGCACCGCCTCGACCCGCAACGCGCCGTGCTGGTGGCCCACCAGTCCAACCGTCGGATCAATGAGCTCGTTGCCGAGCGCACCGGCATCCCCGAGGATCGCGTCCTGCACACCATCGAGCAGTGGGGAAACACCACCGCTGGCAGCATCCCGATGGCCCTGGACCTGGCGCGTCGCGAGGGGCGGATGGCTTCGGGCGACCCCGTGATCATGGCCGCCTTTGGCAGCGGTCTGACCTGGGGCACCACGCTGATGTGGGGATAA